From Pelagibacterium flavum:
AAACCTCAAGAACACGGACGATAGCGCCGAATATCCACCACGATATGGCAGAGGTCAGGACGATGGCGGCGAAATCGTTGTCCCAGTTGCGAGGCCATTGCAGCCATTCGGCAAGCTGCGGGTGAAAGATCATTCCCGAGGGGATCGATAGTCCAAGCCGCCGCAGCGCCCCGCTAATAGTCTTTGGAGGCTGGAAGGTTAGCGCCAATGCGGCACCAAGTACAGCCCCGCCGAATTTAACGGCGATCGTTGCGACGGCTTCTGGAATCATTCCGCTGGCGCCCAGAACGGAGGATGCGTTCTTTTCTGACGTACAAGACGCACAAGAGGGCGAAGAGGGCGCCAAGCACTATCACGAAGACCATCATGTCCGAGCCGCTGCATAAGTCCCGCCCCGCCGATTGTCAGGGCCACGAGGATGTTCAGGAGTTCGAGGGAGACGCCGTAAATGAGCGGGTCAACCACGGGGGCGAGTTGATGAACGCTGGCAAGGAAAATCAGGTGGATCAGCACAAAGGTCTGGTAGAAACGCCACACCAGCATTTCCCACATGTGCCGACCGAAAGCATAAATCAAAAGGCAGACCCCGCCATCAACGAGGGCAGAGACAAAGGCGGCATTGCCGAAGCCATGCCGAACATAGAGCGCTGTTGAAAGCGCCACAACGGCGGAAACGGCAAGCCAGGATAGAGCCCGCGTATCCCTGCCGACTGCGATAGCGGCAAGGCCGTAGGCGCCGAGAATAAGCATGTCGATATGGCTCATCGTCCGCTCCCGCTTCTCGGCTGCGGCAAGTCAATTCCTTCCTCTTGCGCCCGCATGGTCAAATGGCGATGGAACGAGAACACAGCGGCCTCGACACTGGCAACGTCGCCGGCCAGTTCTTTGGCCTGTGCGCCGAGGTGAGCCGATTCCAGATAGCCGATCTTCTGGCCCTCATGGACGGCTTGAAATACCTTGGGGAGGCGGGAGAGATTGGACTGGATTTTGCGCAGATCGCTCTCGACCTCTCCGAGGATCGTTGCGCCTTCATTGACTGCTTTTTCAACTGACATGGTTTGCGTCCCTGTTTGAGATTATGGTGCCCAGTCGCACAGACGTTCGCCTGTGAGATTGTGGGCAACGATTTGGCGTTTGGTGAAATCGTCAACCTGATCGGTGACGGCTGGGCGGATCGGGGATGCGACCTGACAGAAGTTACCGCTTGCCGTTGCGCACCCAGCGATTGAACTGGCTATCAAGATCATCATTGCCCATTTTGACAACATCATCGTCCACGTCCTTTCTGACCTTTGCGGCCTTGGCGTTCTGTTCTGCGGTCTTGGTGCGTTCGAGCTTCTTGCCGTCGCCCTGCCCCTTGAAATAGGCCACGACGATGCCGACGAGGATGCCGCCAGCGCCCAAGAGCCAGGGGCCGAACTGGCTGATGATGAACGACCACATTATTCCAGATCCGATGCGCGACGGCGGCGCAGGTATTCCGTGGCGATCCCGTTGATGACGAGAAAGGCCGGGAACCACTCGGCCGGCAGGATGGGGGCGATCACGGACGGGTCAACGTAAGTGACAAGCCCGGCGATAGCGCCAGCGGCCATTTGCAGACGAGCCCAGAACAGGGTTTCGCTGTGCTTGAAAAACTTCTTCAGACGTTCCCACATCTTACCAAATCCCTATGAATTTCGTGATTGCAGCCCCTATGGCCGCGATGATGAGCGCCACAACGCCAGCGATGCCCTTGGGCGGCTTTTCTTCGCTTATGGGGGGCGTTGGCGTAGGTTTTGGGTTAGCGGGCTGTGCGGGACGCGCTGTGGCCATGGCGAGGGATTTAGCGCGTACGTCATCAACCCGACGCGTCCAGCCTTTGCCAAATGTCGGCCAGTGCTTGAGGCGCTTGAGGAACGCCATGCGGTCATCACACAGACGATCGACCACGTTGGCCGCATTCGCAGCGCGAGCAGCGGCAAGCGTGACCGGCCCGATAGTGCCATCCTGTTTGACGCCAAGAACGGCTTGCAGGTATTTCACCGCACGGTCAGGACCAGAGTTGACGCCGAAATCAAAGACGGCATAATCAATCCCGGAAGGGAGATCATCGCCCTTCACGCGGTCCCAATAGTGCTTGCGGTAAACCTGCGCGACCTGCGCGTCAGTGATAGACTTGAGATCGGCAACCGTGCCACCTCGTTTCACGTACCGGCGAAAGTTGGCAAGAGTAATGCCCTTGTTCGTCGCCCCGCCAGGATCGGCAGGATGATTGACGAAGCCGCCCTCATGGACAAGCACACCCGCCAACGCGGACGCGAAGTTGGTTTTGGCCATTACCGGCCTCCTATGATGATATGGTTGTCAGGTAGCCGCCCGTACCGTTGGGGTGGGCTAGATTGGCTGGTAGGTTGCAAAGGCGCGCAATTCGCCGCTATATCTGAGGCATGGCAGCAAATGAAAAAGCGCGGGCCGGGAACTGGCTGCTCGGTATGCCCTCATTTTGGGGATTAATGGCGTGGACAGTAGCTTGCAGCGCGTACATCTTCACCGATATTGGCTGGAACCGACCGTCCGCGCATGGCCTCAGCGCCATGGTATGGATGACGTTTTGCTACCTCATCTCGCTAGCGGTATTTTCCCCTAGGTTCCGCGACCACTTCAATCAGCAGTATGAGCCTGCGGAAATAAAAGTTTCGACGCGTTGGGCGATTGCGCTTCATCTGCTCGGTATCGGCTTTTGCCTGCTTTACGTCCACGACATTGAACAGTCGGGTTATCTAGAGGGATCATTTTGGGCAGCGCTGGTAAACAGCCCAATGGATATCCGACAAACCCCCATGGCCGGGATGACGCGCGGCGTCCAATTGTCCTATATCGGTTGGCTTGCGGTCTTTCTAAGCGGACTCAGCTTGGCAGTCAGTCGCAAGAACGCAAAAACGCATATCCTGCTAACGCTCCTGCAACTCGCGGCGAACCTTATCTTCATGAGCAAGATGAGGCCCTTTGCAGTGATACTGCTGTTTGTTCTGCCCTATCTGATTTTTAATCGACATCGTTTCAGCCTGACCAAACTTATGGCCTTGGCAGCGGCATTAATGGCTGGGCTTGTAGGGTTCTTCATTTTCTGGAGCGAGGCAACCGGAAAGACCGCCGGAATAAATCAAGGCTACCCACCAGCCGTCGAAACATTCTTGCGTTATCTGACATCCGGCCCGGCTTACCTATCGCACATTCTGATAGTTGAGACGCCCGACTATTCTCTGGCAAGGACGTTGAGGCCAATTTACACGTTCATGGCCGTGATTTTCGGAACGGAAGCGCCGCCGAGCCGTATCCTTGAATTTTACAGCATCCGATTGACGACAAACGTAGGAACCGCCTTGGAGCCTTGGTATCGCGACATGGGGCTTATCGGCGTTCTTGTGGGGGCGCTTGTCCTTAGCTTTGGGCTTGATGCCATGGCGTATTGGGGTGTCAAATTCGGCAGGCTCTCGGGGCACCTTCTGGCGGTTATGATGTGCTACTGCTCAATCTTTGCCTTCTTTGTGCCCCGACTTACAACCGGCGCAGTAGTTGCGGTGCTAGGCATATTCCTTATTCACTGGGTAATAGGCGCAGCCTCCACTTCGGCCCAATTTCGAGCGGCGCTGCAACGGGGACGAAACTCTTAAATCACGCACCATCATAGGCTGTGATTGGGAGAGCCTAGAGGCCGGCAGTTACAGCGTAGGCAATTCTGGCCAATCAGGGTCGGCCGGGTTGTCCGTGGTTTCCGGCAAGTCGCGCAGTGCCTGCCGATAATCAAGCCATGTTTGCGGCACGGGCTCTAATGTTTCCAAGTTGCGCAGAATAACCCAATCACTGCCCCTCAACCGCTGATCGCGCTCCTCCCGAAGCCGAGCGAGATGATCAATATTGGGCGCCTCATAATGCGGAATAGTGTTACCCATCGCCTCCCAATCCGCAATCAATTGACGATGACGGTTGCCTGGGTCGTCCGGAACTATTGACCGCCTCCCTTCTATAGACACATCAAACGATCCATCTTCTAATCTACTGTGGATTTCCATTTTCATATCTCCGCGTCGGCAGATAAACTGTTTATCGTTCCTGATGTCGTACCGGTGACGAATGCCGAGTAGCTAGTTCTGGTAATTCGCTCTTGATTGACGGTTCCGTTGGAGAAAACCTTAGTTATCGTTGGGGTAACACGTAACGTCACAGGGAAATCGATGGCATAGGTAAATGCTGTATTGTAATTCGATCCGAACTTGGTCCCATCGAGCGTGAAATAGTAACGCTGGCAAAGAGCCAGTTCTTGCTGAATGTGCCTTTCTGCGAACGGGTCATCCTCGCCTGTTGCATCGCCTTCAACCAGAGACGCACGAGAAAAATCAATCGTCCATGTGGTGTTCAGGGGAAGATCGATGCCATATTCAAGGAACCCGTCAGACCCCAATGTTTTTCCTGTAGCGCTCGGAATGTTGACGGTGTAGGTGAATTTCTGCCATGACGTTGTCAGAGACAGGCTGCTGGCCACCACTTGATTGACACCAAGGCCGTTCCCCGCGCCAAAATTCTGGATTACATGCAATCCTGGCAAGGTGAGCGCAGAACCTGACTTAAGGTAGATTGTGAAAGTTGCCGTCTTGCCCGCGAGTGTGCCAGGGTATTCAATCCTTTGAATCAGCTTGTTCGTGGTTTGACCGGATGGCGCAGAACCTTGGGACATCCGAAGGAAATAGAACGGATTTCCGGGAACGTCTGTTTGTCCTGATGTATGCAACTGCCGCGAGACAGTCGGGGCAGTCCCAGTCCCGTTCCAATCGTGGTACCAGCGATCGGTCACGTATCTCTGGAGCGACGTGCTATCGTTGTTTTCGTCCACGACGAAATCGCCGTTAATGATCTTGTTGCGGAACCCGGAAAGAATTCCAGCGCCTACGTTGGACAGGAACGTCCCGCGCTCGGTTACTGAGTCTATGTTGGCGCCATCCTTTGCCAGTCGGCTGGAGTCCACAATCTGGCGCCAGTTCCCGCCGCCTTCGGAAATGAAGGTCAAAATATCGCCAGCCGCCGTAACGAAGTTTTCACCCGATGCCAGAATAAGGCTTGTGGCGTTATGGGTGATCGTCAGAGCGCTGGCGAAGAGCAATGTTCGCTTTGTTCCTGCCCGCACCGTGCCGAAACTGGTAATAGTCGTCGTGCCGGTGACATTGAGAAATTCTTCAGCCTCTGCCCCTATATCGCACGTAGCCGCGCTGGCGATCGTGCCCTCGCTGGTCCATTGTGCGATCTGGGCCATCTCCTCACGGAACGCGTTGTTGACCGCAGGCGGCTTCATCACGTTTTCCGCAAGGGAAATGTCATTGAGGTCAAGATTGTTGGCCGCCGTGGTGTCCCACTGCGCAATATTGGCTTTGGTCATGGTCTGTCACGCCTTATAAAGAGTGCCGCCGGAGCGCTGGTAATTCTCGATCTTTTCGCGCATGGTGCGGCCCTCGACGCCGCGCAGGGCGTCCATGTTGGCGTCTCGAACCGATGCGTTGTAATTGCCCGACCCCATGCGGGGCTTTTGCGATTCCGTGAGGTAGCCTTGGGTTGAGCCAGAAGGCCCGACGCGCGTGGCGCTCACCGATCGGCCTTCGGGCCGGGACGTTGAGAAGGTCGGCGCAGGGCCGGCACGGCGGGAGAAGAAGCCGCCGAGGAAATCTCCGTTCAACTCTGCCGTTCGATCCGCAACGCCCTGCTTGAACTGCGGGATAACCCCTTCATCGCCGGGGAACAGTCCGCGCCCCAGCATTGCATTGAGCCCCATTCCGAGCAGTCCGCCATTGTTCTGGAAGTCGCCAAGGAACTGGCCGGCCGTTTCAACCGGGTTGCCGCCTGTCGTCTGGCCCGCATAGGTCGCCATGGGCGGGCGTTGAGGTGGCACCGGTGCCTGCGGAAGGTCTGCGACCTGAACGGGCGCTGTGGGCGGCGTGGACAGCCCTGCGGGGCGCATGGGAGGCACAGGAGCGCTCGCCACCTGAGTACCGCCCGGAAGGGGTGGAAGGTCCGCTATCGTTACCGTAGAGGACGGAACGGGGGTAATGGATGGCACGCCGGCAACAGAAGGTGTTGGCAGGTCATCGGGCCACGGGAACGGCACCGGCGGGTAGCCCTGCAAGCGCCTGGGATCAGAACGCGGCATGGGCGGGGCAACGCTGGCCGTTTCCTGCGGCTGGTATTGGTCAAAGATGGCATTGAACGGCGTCATGTCGGACGCCGGGTCCATCACGCCAGAGGTCAGCCTGTTGTTGAGGCTGCCAAGAACCTCATCGGAATAGGGCATTTGCGGCGTCGGGCGCACCGAACCACGCTGAGCCGGTGTGCCGGGGATATTGGGCAAATCGGGCACGTTGCGCCCACCACGGGCCGAAGGCGTCGACGGGCTGCTTTGCTCCATCCAGTTCTTCCATTCGTTCCAGAATGGCTGGGTGGGACTTGTGGCCTGTGGGTCGGGGCCGAACGTGTCGATTGCACGCTGGTTTATGTCCGCGTCGTTCAGCCGGGGCAGCATCGATGGCGGGATATAATCGACCATCGAATTGACGCCGGACGTGCGCGGGTCTTGCATTGGCAGCGGCGGCATGACCGGAGGCGCGGGCGTTGACGTTGGGGCATAGGCCGAGGCGGTCGGACGCTCCGGCGGCACAGGAGGAGCACCGGCAAGCGCGTTGGCAGCGGCCAGAGCCGATTGCGGTGCCTGCTGGGGCAGAAACACGTGATTGCCGATCTGGAGCCTGCCAGCCGGTCCCTGCTCGCTCCCGGCCCAATACGGATCACGACCGCCGGGCATGCCGCGCGGTGACCAGTAATGGGTTGCGCCACCTGTCGGGTCAGGAACGCCCTGCTCGAATACAGCCTCAACGGCTTGCATGGCTTGCTCGTAGCCTGCCGCGCCCGGCCCGAACCGTCCAGGATTATTCCCGCCTTCTCCGTTGTTCCACGCCGAATATTGCTGGGGCTGCAAGGCGACGGACACGGGGTCGCTGGGATAGCGGCCAGACCGTGCCCGGTTGTTGATCGAGTGCGCAACGGCAATCATGCCTTCGAGGCCTTCGCCTCCGGCTTCGCCTAGCAAAGTCTGGGCTAGGATGCGCTTTTGCTCATTGGTGAGGGCCATGGGTTCCCCAATAGAAAAGCCCCACCTTGCGGGCGGGGCGGAAAATGACTAATCTGCGCGGATGCTATGGAACCGGATGGCCGCAATGGCCGCTATTATTGCTTTGTGCGGGTGCTCATCATTGACACCCGAGCAGCGCATTGCGCAGGCCACGCAAAGCTGTGAATCCTACGGGTTTCAGGAGGGAACCACGGCGTTTTCTCAATGCATGATGCAGATGGACACGCTCGCTCAACAAAGAGCCGACTATGAGCGCGCCCAACTTAAGGCCAATCTGAACAATCTCGGCTCAGCAATGCAGAGAATGTCGCCTCCCACCCCTGTAACGTGTTCCACCAACACCACTTATAGCGGCGGCTACACGCCATATGATCGAAACATCTACAGCAGGGCGAACACGACCTGCCAATGAAACAGATCGACCTTGAGCCACACGAGCATTCCAGCAGCTATGAAATGAAACCGGAGAGCCGGTGGTTGTTCATATATTCTGTTGCGTTTGCGTTGGTAATGGCAGCTATCGCCGGTTTCTTCGCCCCCGCCACATGGGCGATGTTCGTGAGCGGGGCTATGGTCGCCGGTTCAGCCGTGGCGTGCTTCCCGAAATTCTTGCTTACCAAGATCCGCCGCTGACAGCTTCGCCAACGCGCCCGCCGAGAAGCGGCGCCATGGGCAGCGTGCCGCGCTGCAAGAGGCCCGGAGGCGGAAGCGGCAAAGGCGGCGCCCCAGCTGTTCCTGTCCGTACGGCCTGCTGCAATGCCTGAGCCCCGCCAATCGTGGGCCTGTCTGCCAGTTTCCGGGCAACCATGCCAGCACCCACCGGGATAGCCATCAATGGATTCGCGGCTGTAGCGCCCACGCCAAGAGCGGCCATGAGCCCGTTCCCGCTGGGCGACAATTTGCCAACCAGCCGAAGAAACCCCTGCATCGAGCCATTGCCCTCTACAATCTTGCGCATGGCGGCGCGTTCGGCTTCCGTGAAAGCCCTGATCTGGGATTTGTTGAGAAGAATGCGCTTGATCGACTGGCGAATGGCATTGTCGATATTGCCGCCCGATCCAGAAGACGCCGCATTGAGGTTGGCGCGGTCGAGGGCGTCGGCCAGCAATTCCGATTTGCGCAGTATCTGGTGCGCCTGCCGGGCCTGTCCCATAACCCCGCTCCCGCCGGATGAATCAATCAAATCATCAATGGCATCGATCATCATGCGCCCGAAATACCCGTCGGCCTTGGTGCCGGAGTCGATGACATCGCGGCGGATGACTTGGCGCAGCTGGTCAAGCTGGGTAAGCGTCATTGGCCCCTGGCGGGTATTCAGGCGCTCCAGCATGCGAACCGCTGCCTTGTGTGCGCCATCCGGGGCGGCGTCTATGCCTTCCTGACCGACGCGACGGTAAATGTCGTTGAAAAGGTCATCGACCTGCTGCGGCGTGAAGCGAAAGCCTGATTGGTCAACGCGATTGTATGCAGCGTCACGAGCGCGGTAAAGATCATCAATCTCGGGCATGACTGCACCGGTGCGCTGAAACAGCCCACGGAAGCCTTGCGCAATGGCTGGGATGGCCGCGCCGACTGCCCCGCCCGTGGCACCCCCGAAAAGAGCGCCGGAACCACGACTATCCTCATCGGCAGCACCAGCGCCATAGACCGCGCCCTGCCCCGATCCCACTGCCGCCCCCCAGCCCATCCGGGGCAGCAAAGACGCACCGCGCCCGGCCAACTGTCCTCCGGCCGCTATGCCGGTCGGAATGGCCCCGGCCACCTCACTGGCAAACGCCCCAACTGGGTTCTGCCTGCGCTCCTGATCGACCAGCGCCCGGCTTTCATCAACCGTGCGGCGGTATGTGTCGCCAAAGTCCGCACCCTGTAGGGCAGCTATGCCGCCCTGCACAAGACCACGCGCCTCGTCGCCCCAGCCAAACGTTGCGCCTTGCACGAACGTATCGAGGGGGCTGCTATCGGTGCCGACCGTGTGCGTGCCGGAATCGACAATCTGGTTCTTGATTGCATCGCGCTCAGCAACTGACATCGAAAAATATTCCGACACAGGAATTTGGCGACCACCAACATTGATTGTTGGTGCGCTGGGCGTGCCGACTTGCGACGTGGGCGCCGATGGCTGAGCAGGAGCCTGTTGCTGCTGCGCGCCCCACTCCTGCGCACCCCGCAAGGCCTCTGCCTCGTTTGGCGCCTCAATGCGCAGTGTGCGCCCGTCAGGCGTGCCGATCTTATAAATGGGCATTATTCAACCCCAAGGATTGTGTAGCCGCCGGATGCGGAGGAAGACGTGCCGCCGCCTTGACCGCCCATGATCTCGCGGGCCAATGGGTCATCCGGGCTAACGCCGAAATGAACGATCTGCATATAGACTTCACGCAGGCGCTCAAGATTACGCTGGAGTTGGGGCAAATCCTGTGACAGTTCGAGGTTGCCGAGTGTGGCTTGCAACAACCTGTTTTCAAACTCGGACACCGCGCCAAGCGCGCCGCCGGTCGGGCTTGCCTCGCGCATCTGCTGCAACCGATCAAACCCGACATTGGCGCGGATCGTATCGGTCAATTGCTTTGTATTGAACGCCGGGAACCCTGGGATACCCTGAGTAAGCGCCGCGCCGGGTCCGGTGTTCATCATCGGGTTGCTGGTAATATTCCCCAGAACGCGGTCGATGTCCTCGATCACGATGTCGGAATAGGTCTGGCTGAGGAAGTCCTTCATGCGCGCCTGTTCGGCGGCCTGCTGCTGCTCAAGCTCTTGCGGGCTGCCAGCCGCCGGAGTCATTTCACGTGCGCCGCCCGGAGCAAGTCGAACGTCCATGTTTGTCGAGGGAGCGCCAGAAATCGGAACCTGCGGGCCAGAGAACTGCCCGGCATTTGGGTCAAACGTGCCGTAACCGCCGCCGAGATTTACACTGGAGAAATTGTCAGGCCGCGCAACGACCTTCCATCCTTCGGGGACGCCGGGCAGCAACTCGCCATTAACGAGAATTCCGCCGCCGCTCGACATTTGGGCCGCGTGCTGATTGCCGTCTGGGTCGGTCATGAAAACCGGCGTTTGGCTAAACGATGAAGAACCGCCGCCACTTGCCCGGCCCATTTCTGCCGTGGCAAGCTGAAAGCCTTGCGCGGGAGGCAGATTGGCGTATTGCGGGTAATTTGCCTTGAGCCATTCCATCGTCTGGTTGCGCTCG
This genomic window contains:
- a CDS encoding O-antigen polymerase, giving the protein MAANEKARAGNWLLGMPSFWGLMAWTVACSAYIFTDIGWNRPSAHGLSAMVWMTFCYLISLAVFSPRFRDHFNQQYEPAEIKVSTRWAIALHLLGIGFCLLYVHDIEQSGYLEGSFWAALVNSPMDIRQTPMAGMTRGVQLSYIGWLAVFLSGLSLAVSRKNAKTHILLTLLQLAANLIFMSKMRPFAVILLFVLPYLIFNRHRFSLTKLMALAAALMAGLVGFFIFWSEATGKTAGINQGYPPAVETFLRYLTSGPAYLSHILIVETPDYSLARTLRPIYTFMAVIFGTEAPPSRILEFYSIRLTTNVGTALEPWYRDMGLIGVLVGALVLSFGLDAMAYWGVKFGRLSGHLLAVMMCYCSIFAFFVPRLTTGAVVAVLGIFLIHWVIGAASTSAQFRAALQRGRNS
- a CDS encoding tail fiber assembly protein; its protein translation is MEIHSRLEDGSFDVSIEGRRSIVPDDPGNRHRQLIADWEAMGNTIPHYEAPNIDHLARLREERDQRLRGSDWVILRNLETLEPVPQTWLDYRQALRDLPETTDNPADPDWPELPTL
- a CDS encoding cell wall hydrolase → MALTNEQKRILAQTLLGEAGGEGLEGMIAVAHSINNRARSGRYPSDPVSVALQPQQYSAWNNGEGGNNPGRFGPGAAGYEQAMQAVEAVFEQGVPDPTGGATHYWSPRGMPGGRDPYWAGSEQGPAGRLQIGNHVFLPQQAPQSALAAANALAGAPPVPPERPTASAYAPTSTPAPPVMPPLPMQDPRTSGVNSMVDYIPPSMLPRLNDADINQRAIDTFGPDPQATSPTQPFWNEWKNWMEQSSPSTPSARGGRNVPDLPNIPGTPAQRGSVRPTPQMPYSDEVLGSLNNRLTSGVMDPASDMTPFNAIFDQYQPQETASVAPPMPRSDPRRLQGYPPVPFPWPDDLPTPSVAGVPSITPVPSSTVTIADLPPLPGGTQVASAPVPPMRPAGLSTPPTAPVQVADLPQAPVPPQRPPMATYAGQTTGGNPVETAGQFLGDFQNNGGLLGMGLNAMLGRGLFPGDEGVIPQFKQGVADRTAELNGDFLGGFFSRRAGPAPTFSTSRPEGRSVSATRVGPSGSTQGYLTESQKPRMGSGNYNASVRDANMDALRGVEGRTMREKIENYQRSGGTLYKA
- a CDS encoding glycoside hydrolase family 108 protein; translated protein: MAKTNFASALAGVLVHEGGFVNHPADPGGATNKGITLANFRRYVKRGGTVADLKSITDAQVAQVYRKHYWDRVKGDDLPSGIDYAVFDFGVNSGPDRAVKYLQAVLGVKQDGTIGPVTLAAARAANAANVVDRLCDDRMAFLKRLKHWPTFGKGWTRRVDDVRAKSLAMATARPAQPANPKPTPTPPISEEKPPKGIAGVVALIIAAIGAAITKFIGIW